From Hippoglossus stenolepis isolate QCI-W04-F060 chromosome 4, HSTE1.2, whole genome shotgun sequence, a single genomic window includes:
- the zgc:113279 gene encoding NF-kappa-B inhibitor zeta: MRGKYKRRDRSDSGGETADVAPGLSPLPGETAAGLAEPDTPFPGFTLQDDRRRKKGVRCSTYDSEKVYLGVRVKCPVRDLLRKKRLALGWEPQNVQEAFSKTVKGDKKRVKTRTGHQTTKKICLTKSLEELAIIVEVLEEDLRAINTHHSLSQTLSSNPPVSPAQSPAGYNSDESDEMIPSPQSYMSYPLGGVEYYQAPSPLGFMHTSLQPSSIAGVKRDSGGREEWLDPQNHNWNMNSSAFFWAQLQKEENQLRDISDAPLLATDEHGRTALHKVSCVGKRALGYAIAKRMSVLNSLDLKDSDGMTALLHAANHNHHLMVADLICLGANVNETNNSGKSCLHLSAEKGYIRVLEVLKHSMMNGVYVDVEATDNCGMSVLQCASVALKATVRELESSRSPSHTRLHTLRQEQMMETLECLLHMDSYLHTMVHHPMRVKGSWSMQPRIG, from the exons ATGagaggaaaatacaaaagaagGGACCGCAGCGACAGTGGTGGCGAGACGGCTGACGTCGCCCCAgggctctctcctctccccggGGAAACCGCGGCGGGCTTGGCCGAGCCTGACACGCCTTTCCCGGGCTTCACCCTCCAGGATGACCGTCGGAGGAAAAAGG gtgtAAGATGCTCCACGTATGACAGTGAGAAGGTCTACCTCGGAGTTCGTGTCAAGTGCCCAGTGAGGGATCTTCTGAGGAAAAAGCGTCTAGCCCTAGGCTGGGAACCTCAAAATGTTCAG GAGGCGTTCAGCAAAACAGTCAAAG GAGACAAGAAACGTGTCAAAACTCGTACAGGACACCAGACCACCAAG AAAATATGTCTCACAAAAAGCCTGGAGGAGCTGGCAATCATCGTGGAAGTGCTGGAAGAGGATCTTAGGGCCATCAACACCCACCACTCCCTTTCCCAAACTCTGTCCTCTAACCCTCCGGTGTCCCCTGCGCAGTCTCCAGCTG GGTACAACAGTGACGAGTCTGATGAAATGATCCCCAGCCCACAGTCCTACATGTCGTACCCACTGGGCGGAGTGGAGTACTACCAGGCCCCGTCGCCTCTCGGCTTCATGCACACCAGCCTTCAGCCTTCCAGCATTGCAGGTGTGAAaagagacagtggaggaagggaggagtGGCTTGATCCCCAGAACCACAACTGGAACATGAACAGCTCTGCGTTCTTCTGGGCCCAGCTGCAGAAAGAAGAGAACCAGTTGAGGGACATCTCTGATGCACCACTACTGGCCACCGATGAACATGGCAGAAC gGCTCTCCATAAAGTATCATGTGTCGGAAAGAGGGCACTGGGCTACGCCATCGCTAAAAGGATGTCTGTACTCAACAGCCTGGACCTTAAAGACTCTGATGGAATG ACTGCCCTGCTGCATGCGGCGAATCACAACCATCACCTCATGGTGGCAGATTTGATCTGTTTGGGGGCCAACGTCAATGAGACCAACAACTCAGGAAAGTCCTGCCTCCACCTGAGCGCTGAGAAAGGCTACATCCGAGTCCTGGAG gtTCTTAAACACTCAATGATGAATGGTGTGTATGTTGACGTCGAAGCCACTGATAACTGCG GAATGAGCGTCCTTCAGTGTGCCTCAGTGGCTCTGAAGGCCACAGTACGTGAGCTGGAGAGCAGTAGATCTCCCAGTCACACCAGACTCCACACGCTCCGCCAAGAGCAGATGATGGAGACCCTGGAGTGTCTGCTACACATGGACAGCTACCTTCACACCATGGTGCATCACCCTATGAGAGTTAAG ggAAGCTGGAGCATGCAACCTAGAATTGGTTGA
- the atf5b gene encoding uncharacterized protein atf5b — MAASILRRKIPPISTGELGAPLLQQASHNQSRARTGAEPVERQHLIGDGHSDWMTEKVDLSSFVSTSESSPSSSLPPSPLEQDVKVPSDLEVMTSLLQEELAQLEDYFRSESTSTTSKLEKSSKCDKGAQAMGSQSYYQLPYGSYGSSQSEASPVVVTLATGELDLASFCGGPIGRTKIARPAPYNYHHRYHHNNGRRIISEAVKVGEEVGLDTWGSRGGYSGSTDLSVNHYSTLKTVSKNSLGSVKKVRECALSLKEEESYCFSEGMFCSEEIARGFCLGGSYESHHKRDGQLMHNVKVNVSYDSSGLDVLHCSKDGGLSGSIPQETMVAGDGYFHQSMANTEPYHSFIGDLDQPSQAQAVEPQHGHYLYPECLADQSYECLSRGEGEESLMGAPIHRPTQRLKDEHCSLKPSLVMGDPSLEGHTGERKQKKRDQNKTAAHRYRLRKRAELDCLEEELHGLEGQNRELRDKAESVEREIQYVKDLLIEVYKARSQRLKQDGSA; from the exons ATGGCGGCATCGATCCTTCGCAGGAAAATTCCTCCCATTTCCACAGGCGAGCTCGGCGCTCCCCTTCTCCAACAGGCTAGCCACAACCAATCACGGGCCAGGacaggggcggagcctgtggAGAGGCAGCACTTAATTG GTGATGGTCACTCAGATTGGATGACGGAAAAAGTtgatttgtcttcatttgtGTCGACGAGCGAGTCTTCTCCAAGCTCTTCCCTTCCACCCTCGCCATTAGAACAAGATGTCAAGGTGCCCTCGGATCTGGAGGTCatgacctctctgctgcaggaggagctggctcAGCTGGAGGACTACTTCCGCTCCGAGTCCACATCCACAACAAGCAAGTTGGAGAAATCTTCAAAATGTGACAAGGGTGCTCAAGCCATGGGCTCCCAGTCTTATTATCAGTTACCCTATGGGTCGTATGGGTCCAGTCAATCAGAAGCCAGCCCCGTGGTTGTTACCTTGGCAACAGGGGAACTGGACCTGGCCAGCTTCTGTGGCGGTCCCATCGGCAGAACCAAAATTGCTCGACCCGCTCCATACAACTACCATCACCGCTACCACCACAACAACGGGCGGAGAATCATCAGCGAGGCTGTGAAAGTCGGGGAGGAAGTTGGACTTGATACGTGGGGCTCCAGGGGAGGTTACTCAGGAAGCACAGACTTGTCTGTGAACCACTACTCCACATTGAAGACAGTGAGCAAGAACAGCCTGGGCAGCGTCAAGAAGGTGAGAGAATGTGCTTTATCGttgaaggaagaggagagttaTTGTTTCTCAGAAGGAATGTTTTGCAGCGAAGAGATTGCTCGAGGTTTTTGTCTGGGCGGCTCGTACGAGAGCCACCACAAGCGAGATGGACAGTTGATGCACAACGTGAAGGTCAATGTAAGTTACGACAGTTCGGGGCTCGATGTTTTGCACTGCAGCAAAGATGGAGGACTTTCTGGAAGTATTCCCCAAGAGACAATGGTGGCCGGTGACGGCTACTTCCACCAGTCCATGGCCAACACAGAGCCTTACCATAGCTTTATAGGTGACCTAGATCAGCCGTCACAAGCACAGGCTGTAGAGCCCCAACATGGCCACTACCTCTATCCAGAATGCCTTGCAGACCAAAGCTACGAATGTCTGTCCAGAGGGGAGGGCGAGGAGTCGCTGATGGGAGCCCCCATCCACCGCCCCACCCAGAGGCTAAAGGATGAGCACTGCTCCCTCAAACCGTCTCTGGTGATGGGCGACCCTTCTCTGGAGGGCCACActggagagaggaagcagaagaagagagaccAGAACAAAACTGCTGCTCACAG GTACAGGCTGCGTAAGAGGGCGGAGCTGGACTgtttggaggaggagctgcatgGCCTGGAGGGGCAGAACCGGGAGCTTCGTGACAAGGCTGAGTCGGTGGAGCGAGAAATCCAGTACGTCAAAGATTTACTGATCGAGGTCTACAAGGCTCGCAGTCAGCGGCTCAAACAGGATGGCAGTGCCTAA